The Ziziphus jujuba cultivar Dongzao chromosome 12, ASM3175591v1 sequence TCCAGAGGCTCCATGCCAAGGGTGTCCTATGGACGCGCCCTGAGGATGACGACTCATCCTCCCAGCAGAGATCGGTGGTGTTCAAGCTCTCCCACGGAGGCGAGGTCTCGGCCGACGGCAACTGCCTCTTCACGGCGTCGCAGAAAGCAATGATGGGTACGTCGGCGCGTGAGATCGACGCGCGGGATCTGAGGAGGAGGACGGTGGCGAGGTTCTTGCAGGACTTCGGATCCGCGAAAATGGAGGAGAAGGAAGCAATAAACAGAGCGATCGGGAACATGTACGCTCCTGATCTGAGGAACGGCTGGGGGGTCCACGTGGTTCAGGAGGTGAAGTTGTTGGCGAGGAAAGAGGACCGAGCTTCTCTCGATTCGGCCATCGACGAGCTCGTTCACCTTGGGATGcaaaggtaaaaaaaatgtaatatacattttcattttcaatctggatcctttcttttttctgtttggttCTCAAGAaagtaagaaagagaaaaaaaaaaaaagatggaatctttttggaatctttttgtttatattcttttatttatttattattattattatttttaattaacttttttgggttttatccAAAGGGAGCTGGCGGCGGAGTCGATTTACAAAGAGAGGTGTATAACGGTGGAGGACGGTCCGAGTTGGGCAAAGT is a genomic window containing:
- the LOC107429717 gene encoding uncharacterized protein LOC107429717 isoform X2, producing the protein MGKLLCDSPVAEKFQTQSSPSVSWIDPPPAAVDAIEAVDLVDHNELVATTMTWDTVLGLEDQQRRNLQRLHAKGVLWTRPEDDDSSSQQRSVVFKLSHGGEVSADGNCLFTASQKAMMGTSAREIDARDLRRRTVARFLQDFGSAKMEEKEAINRAIGNMYAPDLRNGWGVHVVQEVKLLARKEDRASLDSAIDELVHLGMQRELAAESIYKERCITVEDGPSWAKYMSISGSPEDEYDIVTLQYTEEGLLSIDENRYGHAAAFGDDIAIECLATEFKREIYVSLYD